Proteins encoded by one window of Coregonus clupeaformis isolate EN_2021a unplaced genomic scaffold, ASM2061545v1 scaf0130, whole genome shotgun sequence:
- the LOC121557731 gene encoding cannabinoid receptor 2 has protein sequence MDGWKEPVRSSVGAMMSKDNGSTTTTSPLVNQSCEELKRYMVLIEVEKRAIGSICFLAGPFTFLENVLVLGVIAATATLRQRPSYLFIGSLALADVFASCFFTASFLDFHLFHRCDGPIAYLFKLGGVTMAFTGSVGSLLLTALDRYLCIHQASRYKVVLTRRRALLALLALWSATILISFLPLMGWRCPTGLSPPCSLLFPYIDHRYLACWVVFILVLLSLILGAYALILWRANRHEASMTGLQGAPTGGQARMRMDIRLARTLGLILLIMVGCWLPTLSFMLADVSVQLTHAQQRAFAFCSTMCLVNSAVNPLLYALRCRELRVALMRLLGGLSERLGCCQRHVGGDTTSALPLSKGNSCSAHSEGEAPRLTSCLQNTVSEMVDKQQLDITGK, from the exons atggatggatggaaggagccTGTAAGGTCCTCTGTAGGGGCCATGATGTCCAAAGACAATGGCAGCACCACCACAACATCACCTCTGG TCAACCAGTCCTGTGAGGAGCTGAAGCGCTATATGGTCCTGATCGAGGTGGAGAAGAGAGCCATCGGCTCCATCTGTTTCCTGGCCGGACCCTTCACTTTCCTGGAGAATGTGTTGGTCCTGGGTGTGATCGCCGCCACCGCCACCCTGCGCCAGCGCCCCTCCTACCTCTTCATCGGCAGCCTGGCCCTGGCCGACGTCTTTGCCAGCTGCTTCTTCACCGCAAGCTTCCTGGACTTCCACCTGTTCCACCGCTGTGACGGCCCCATCGCCTACCTCTTCAAGCTGGGTGGGGTGACGATGGCTTTCACCGGCTCGGTGGGTAGTCTTCTGCTGACTGCTCTAGACCGCTATCTGTGTATACATCAGGCGTCGAGGTATAAAGTGGTGTTGACGCGCCGCAGGGCCCTGTTGGCTCTCCTGGCCCTGTGGAGCGCCACCATCCtcatctctttcctccctctgaTGGGCTGGAGGTGCCCCACAGGGCTCAGCCCGCCCTGCTCGCTCCTCTTCCCATACATCGACCACCGCTACCTGGCCTGCTGGGTCGTCTTCATCCTGGTGCTGCTGTCACTCATCCTGGGCGCCTACGCCCTGATCCTGTGGAGGGCCAATCGGCATGAGGCCTCCATGACGGGCCTCCAGGGGGCGCCTACCGGTGGTCAGGCCCGCATGCGGATGGACATCCGGTTGGCACGTACCCTGGGCCTGATTCTGCTCATCATGGTGGGCTGCTGGCTGCCAACCCTCTCCTTCATGCTGGCAGACGTCTCGGTGCAGCTCACACACGCCCAGCAGAGGGCCTTTGCTTTCTGCAGCACCATGTGCCTGGTCAACTCAGCCGTCAACCCACTGCTGTATGCCCTGCGCTGCCGGGAGCTGAGGGTGGCATTGATGCGGCTATTGGGAGGCCTGAGTGAGAGGCTGGGGTGCTGCCAGAGGCACGTAGGGGGAGATACAACCTCTGCACTTCCCTTAAGCAAGGGCAACAGCTGTAGCGCACACTCCGAGGGTGAGGCGCCCAGACTCACTAGCTGCCTACAGAACACAGTCTCAGAAATGGTGGACAAGCAGCAGCTGGATATTACTGGGAAATAA